The genomic DNA CGGCGATGGCGATGCGCACGGGCGTGCGGATGTCCTGGCGGGCATAGAAGCCCGGCGCCAGGATCTTCACCGCCAGCATGCCGACGAGCCCCACCGAATACGCCATGACGGCCGCGCGCGTCTGCATGACGTCGGCCGCCTCGAAGCGGCCATAGTGGAACAGCGTGGCCACCAGGCCGTCGGCGAGCAGGGCCAGGCCCATGGCCGCCGGCAGGCCGAGCAGCAGCACCAGCCGCAGGCCCCAGTCGAGCAGGGCGCTGTAGTCTTGCGTGGCCCCCTTGGCGTGGGCCTGCGACAGGCTGGGCAGCAGCACCGTGCCCAGCGCCACGCCCAGCAGCGCGGTGGGGAATTCCATCAGGCGGTCCGCGAAGGACAGCCAGGAGACGCTGCCGGGCGCCAGCCAGGTGGCGATGTTGGTGTTGATGAGCAGGGAGATCTGTGCCACCGAGACGCCCAGCGTGGCGGGGGCCATCTGCTTCACGATGCGCTGCACGGTGGGGTCGCGCCAGGCTTCGCGCAGCTTGAGCGAGGGTCGCGGTGCAAGGCCCAGGCGCTTGAGTGCAATCCATTGGACGGCCAACTGCGCCACGCCGCCCGCCAGCACGCCGACGGCGAGGGCATGGACCGGCTGCGCCATGCGGGGCGCCAGCCAGATGGCGCTGGCGATCATCGCCACATTGAGCAGCACCGGCGTGAACGCCGGCACGGCGAACTTGCGCCAGGTGTTCAGCACGCCCGATGCAAAGGCGACCAGCGACATGCAGACGATGTAGGGGAACATCGTGCGGGTCATCCAGACCGCGGCGTCGAAGTCCTGCGCGCGCGAGGCGTCGCGCAGGCCGGTTGCCATGATGCTGACCACCCACGGCGCGGCCAGCATGCCGATGACGGTAATGGTCATCAGCACGAAGGTCAGCACGCGCGCGACCCGGTCCAGCAGCACGCGCACGGCGGCTTCGTCGTGTTCGGCCCGGGCCGATCCCAGGATGGGAACGAAGGCCTGGGCGAAGGCGCCTTCGGCAAAGAGGCGGCGCAACAGGTTGGGGATGCGGAAGGCGACCCAGAAGGCGTCGGTCAGCGGCCCCGCGCCAAAGGCGCGGGCGATGATGACGTCACGGACCAGGCCGGTGATGCGCGACAGCAGGGTAAAGCTGCTGACGGTGGCCGCCGAGCGGAGCAGACTCATTGCACGGACTTCTAGGGCTGACTCGAAGGCGCAATGTTACTTCGGCGGCATGCGGATGGCGCCATCCAGGCGGATGGTTTCACCGTTGATCATGTCGTTCTCGACGATGTGGCGCACCAGCTTGGCGTAGTCTTCCGGGCGGCCCAGGCGGGACGGGAAGGGAATGCTGGCGGCCAGCGAGTCCTGCACTTCCTGCGGCATGCCGAAGATCATGGGGGTGCCGAAGATGCCCGGGGCGATGGTCACGCAGCGGATGCCGTTGCGGGCCAGATCGCGGGCGATGGGCAGCGTCATGCCGACCACGCCGGCCTTGGAGGCGGCATAGGCTGCCTGGCCGATCTGGCCGTCATAGGCCGCGACCGAGGCGGTGTTGATGATGACGCCGCGTTCGCCGGTGGGCTCGGGCGTATTGCCGGCCATGGCGGTGGCGGCCAGGCGCAGCATGTTGAAGGTGCCGATGAGGTTGATGCCCACCGTGCGCTGGAAGAGTTCCAGCGGGTGGGCGCCGTCCTTGCCGACGGTCTTGGCGGCGGGGGCGACGCCCGCGCAGTTGACCAGGCCGAACAGCGGGCCCAGGGCGGTGGCGGCTGCCACCACGGCCTGGGCATCCGTTTCTTTCGTCACGTCGCAATGCACGTATCGTTGGCCGAGTTCGGCGGCCAGCGCCTCGCCAGCCGCGTCCTGCAGGTCGGCCAGCACGACGCGCGCGCCCTGTTCGACCAGCATGCGCACGGTGCCCGCGCCCAGGCCAGAGGCCGCGCCGGTCACGATGAAAACCTTGTTGGTGATGTCCATGTCTGTTTCCTGGCTGGCGTGGCGCGCACGCGCGGCAGGGGATGGACCCCGATGGACAGGCGCCTGGCCGATCCTGCGCCGCGCGGCGCGTGACGCCTCTTGCCCTGGCGGGCGGGAGGGGGGATTGCCGGCGGCGCACCGGGGCGCGCCGCCAGGCGTGGGCACGATGGGAACTTAGTCTTTCAGGGCGGCGAACAGGCGCGACTTGATTTCCTCGACGCTGCCGACACCGGAGATCTTGCGGTAGCGCGGCGCGGCGGCGGGGTCCTTGGCGGCCCAGCTGGCGTAATAGTCCACCAGGGGACGCGTCTGGTCGCGGTAGACCGACAGGCGGTGGCGCACGGTTTCCTCGCGGTCGTCGTCACGTTGCACCAGCGCTTCGCCGGTCACGTCGTCCTTGCCTTCGACCTTGGGCGGGTTGAAGCGCGTGTGGTACGAACGGCCGCTGGCCGGATGCACGCGGCGCCCGCTCATGCGTTCGATGATGTCGCTCTCGGGCACTTCGATCTCGACCACGAAGTCCAGGCCGATGTTCGCATCCTTCAGCGCATCTGCCTGGGGGATGGTGCGGGGGAAGCCGTCGAACAGATAACCGGGCTGGCAGTCGGGCTGGTTCAGGCGATCACGCACCAGGCCGATGATGAGGTCATCCGACACGAGGCCGCCAGCATCCATGATTTTCTTGGCTTCGAGGCCCAGCGGCGTGCCTGCCTTGACGGCGGCGCGCAGCATGTCGCCCGTGGAAATCTGGGGAATGCCGTATTGCTGAGTGACAAAGGCCGCCTGGGTGCCTTTGCCGGCGCCGGGCGGCCCGAGCAGGATGAGACGCATGAGTGCTCCAGTAAGAACGCTGTTTTTGTGAAATCGGGGCGATTATGCAGGATTTACGCCGCTAAGTTTCGCCATTCTGGTTATAAAAGGCCGGAGCCCGTGGGGCGAAAATGGCGGCGAGCCTTTCTTATACCTTATTTGCGAAGACGGCACGCACGCGCGCCAGGTCTTCGGGCGTATCCACGCCCGCCGCAGGCGGCGTCGGCGTCTTGTGTACGACGATGGTATGACCGTGCTCCAGCGCACGCAGCTGCTCCAGCGACTCGAAACGCTCCAGCTCGCCTTGCGGCAGGGAAGGGTAGCGGCGCAGGAAGCCGACGCGATAAGCATACAGGCCGATGTGGTGCCAGGCGGGCAGTCCGGGGGCCAGCCTTTGCGCGCCGTCAGACAACGCGTCGCGGGCCCAGGGGATGGGCGCGCGCGAGAAATACAGGGCCCGGCCGTCTGCGCCGCACACCACCTTGACGATGCTGGGCGTGAAAAGCGCCTGCGCATCGGCCAGCGGGCAGGCGCAGGTGGCGATGGCCGCGTCGGGCCGCTGGGCCAGCAGGTCCGCGACGGCGTCGATCAGCGCAGGCTCGATGAGGGGTTCGTCGCCTTGGACATTGACGATGATCTGCGCATCGTCCAGGCCCAGTTGCTCGGCGGCCTCGGCAAGAC from Orrella dioscoreae includes the following:
- a CDS encoding 3-hydroxyacyl-CoA dehydrogenase, giving the protein MDITNKVFIVTGAASGLGAGTVRMLVEQGARVVLADLQDAAGEALAAELGQRYVHCDVTKETDAQAVVAAATALGPLFGLVNCAGVAPAAKTVGKDGAHPLELFQRTVGINLIGTFNMLRLAATAMAGNTPEPTGERGVIINTASVAAYDGQIGQAAYAASKAGVVGMTLPIARDLARNGIRCVTIAPGIFGTPMIFGMPQEVQDSLAASIPFPSRLGRPEDYAKLVRHIVENDMINGETIRLDGAIRMPPK
- the murJ gene encoding murein biosynthesis integral membrane protein MurJ — its product is MSLLRSAATVSSFTLLSRITGLVRDVIIARAFGAGPLTDAFWVAFRIPNLLRRLFAEGAFAQAFVPILGSARAEHDEAAVRVLLDRVARVLTFVLMTITVIGMLAAPWVVSIMATGLRDASRAQDFDAAVWMTRTMFPYIVCMSLVAFASGVLNTWRKFAVPAFTPVLLNVAMIASAIWLAPRMAQPVHALAVGVLAGGVAQLAVQWIALKRLGLAPRPSLKLREAWRDPTVQRIVKQMAPATLGVSVAQISLLINTNIATWLAPGSVSWLSFADRLMEFPTALLGVALGTVLLPSLSQAHAKGATQDYSALLDWGLRLVLLLGLPAAMGLALLADGLVATLFHYGRFEAADVMQTRAAVMAYSVGLVGMLAVKILAPGFYARQDIRTPVRIAIAVLIFTQLLNLVLVPALQHAGLALAIGLGACLNAGVLLRGLLTRGIYTPRPGWGGFALRLLPALFAMAAALYAADQRIDWIALQATPLLRILYLGGVTGGAAVLYFGVLMALGIRPADFRRRPRTETADAPPPGEAP
- the kdsB gene encoding 3-deoxy-manno-octulosonate cytidylyltransferase — protein: MGFIALIPARAASTRLPDKPLADIGGKPMVVRVAERAQACGASRVLVATDTPRIAQAVRAHGHEALLTRADHPTGTDRLAEAAEQLGLDDAQIIVNVQGDEPLIEPALIDAVADLLAQRPDAAIATCACPLADAQALFTPSIVKVVCGADGRALYFSRAPIPWARDALSDGAQRLAPGLPAWHHIGLYAYRVGFLRRYPSLPQGELERFESLEQLRALEHGHTIVVHKTPTPPAAGVDTPEDLARVRAVFANKV
- the adk gene encoding adenylate kinase, which encodes MRLILLGPPGAGKGTQAAFVTQQYGIPQISTGDMLRAAVKAGTPLGLEAKKIMDAGGLVSDDLIIGLVRDRLNQPDCQPGYLFDGFPRTIPQADALKDANIGLDFVVEIEVPESDIIERMSGRRVHPASGRSYHTRFNPPKVEGKDDVTGEALVQRDDDREETVRHRLSVYRDQTRPLVDYYASWAAKDPAAAPRYRKISGVGSVEEIKSRLFAALKD